A region from the Oceanidesulfovibrio marinus genome encodes:
- the bamE gene encoding outer membrane protein assembly factor BamE domain-containing protein, translating to MRMVSFVLALALLTGAGLFSGCSEVRPTSPRASMQQGEIPPVQIGMTKQQVVSALGRPSGVKAHGRYEYYCYEVDHYGATGKPAAIFVKHEDNLVVGYGRVNAQDNCD from the coding sequence ATGCGTATGGTTTCATTTGTTCTGGCGCTGGCGCTGCTGACCGGCGCAGGACTTTTTTCCGGCTGCAGCGAGGTACGGCCCACGTCGCCCAGGGCCAGCATGCAGCAGGGCGAAATCCCGCCGGTGCAGATCGGCATGACCAAGCAGCAGGTCGTTTCCGCCCTGGGCAGACCCTCCGGAGTGAAGGCCCATGGCCGCTACGAGTATTATTGTTACGAGGTGGACCACTACGGCGCGACCGGCAAGCCGGCCGCCATCTTCGTCAAGCACGAGGACAACCTCGTGGTTGGGTACGGCCGCGTGAATGCGCAGGACAACTGTGACTGA
- the dsrO gene encoding sulfate reduction electron transfer complex DsrMKJOP subunit DsrO: MSKTRRDFLKIAGISALGLGCSALPAAASEEGLAAAPAADAPAADTMNPHALTATRWGMAIFTRKIKGPEHFKQIISACHSYHNVPKIPKHKNEIKWIWEDSFEHTFTEKESHYLAEDVKMMDFLLLCNHCDNPPCVRVCPTKATFKRDWDGIVMMDMHRCIGCRFCMAACPYGSRSFNFGDPRPYIKELNPDYPTRMRGVVEKCDFCVERLAQGMMPACVEASEGALVFGDLDDPNSDVRKALRENFSIRRKTSLGTQPSVYYII, encoded by the coding sequence ATGAGCAAGACCAGACGTGACTTTTTGAAAATCGCCGGCATATCGGCACTGGGCCTGGGCTGCTCCGCCCTGCCCGCTGCGGCCTCCGAAGAGGGCCTCGCTGCCGCCCCCGCGGCTGACGCCCCCGCAGCGGACACCATGAACCCGCATGCGCTGACGGCCACGCGCTGGGGCATGGCCATCTTCACCAGGAAGATCAAGGGCCCGGAGCACTTCAAGCAGATCATCTCGGCCTGCCACAGCTACCACAACGTCCCGAAGATCCCGAAGCACAAGAACGAGATCAAGTGGATCTGGGAAGACTCCTTCGAGCACACCTTCACCGAGAAGGAAAGCCACTACCTTGCCGAAGACGTCAAGATGATGGACTTCCTGCTGCTGTGCAACCACTGCGACAACCCGCCGTGCGTGCGCGTCTGCCCCACCAAGGCGACCTTCAAGCGCGACTGGGACGGCATCGTGATGATGGACATGCACCGCTGCATCGGCTGCCGGTTCTGCATGGCGGCCTGCCCGTACGGATCGCGCAGCTTCAACTTCGGCGATCCGCGGCCGTACATCAAGGAGCTCAATCCGGACTACCCCACGCGTATGCGCGGCGTCGTAGAGAAGTGTGATTTCTGCGTCGAGCGCCTGGCCCAGGGTATGATGCCCGCGTGTGTGGAAGCTTCCGAAGGTGCCTTGGTCTTCGGCGATCTCGACGATCCGAACTCCGACGTTCGCAAGGCTCTCCGGGAGAACTTCTCCATCCGCCGTAAAACCTCTCTGGGTACCCAGCCCAGCGTGTATTACATCATCTAA
- the dsrM gene encoding sulfate reduction electron transfer complex DsrMKJOP subunit DsrM produces the protein MSFFIAFLLVLAFGSLAYLGVESGYKLTFAAIIPYVAVGVFVFGFVYKLIDWARSPVPFRIPTTGGQQKSLDWIQTDYLDNPPNKGWTVGRMILEVLTFRSLFRNTSMKLRWQDGEPRVAYYSAKWLWLFGLAFHYCFLLIFIRHFRLFMEPVPILVKGAEFMDGILQIGAPRLYQTDLIIVGALLFLLLRRVFDNKVRYISLLSDYFPLFLLLSIVSTGLWMRYFGKTDIVGVKQMTMSLVQFDPVVVDSVGAIFYIHLFFVSILLMYFPFSKLMHMGGVFLSPTRNAPNDTRMNHHVNPWNPPKKFHTYEAYEDDFREVMVEAGLPVEKQLEETPETEAEAE, from the coding sequence ATGTCATTTTTTATCGCATTTCTCCTCGTCCTGGCGTTCGGCAGCCTGGCGTACTTGGGAGTGGAATCTGGCTACAAGCTCACGTTTGCAGCTATCATCCCATACGTTGCTGTCGGCGTTTTCGTATTCGGATTCGTGTATAAGCTGATCGACTGGGCTCGATCGCCCGTACCGTTCCGCATACCAACCACAGGCGGCCAGCAGAAGAGTCTGGACTGGATTCAGACGGACTACCTGGACAACCCGCCCAACAAAGGCTGGACAGTCGGCCGCATGATTCTGGAAGTGCTCACGTTCCGTTCGTTGTTCCGGAACACCTCCATGAAGCTGCGCTGGCAGGACGGCGAGCCCCGGGTGGCCTACTACTCGGCCAAGTGGCTGTGGCTCTTTGGCCTCGCGTTCCACTACTGCTTCCTGCTCATCTTCATCCGTCACTTCCGCCTGTTCATGGAGCCCGTGCCGATTCTGGTGAAGGGCGCCGAGTTCATGGACGGCATTCTGCAGATTGGCGCTCCGCGCCTGTACCAGACCGACCTCATCATCGTGGGCGCGCTGCTCTTTCTGCTGCTCCGGCGCGTTTTCGACAACAAGGTCCGCTACATCTCGCTGCTCTCGGATTACTTCCCGCTGTTCCTCCTTCTGAGCATCGTCAGCACCGGCCTCTGGATGCGCTACTTCGGCAAGACCGACATCGTCGGCGTGAAGCAGATGACCATGAGCCTGGTGCAGTTCGACCCCGTCGTCGTGGACTCGGTCGGCGCCATCTTCTACATTCATCTGTTCTTCGTGAGCATACTGCTCATGTATTTCCCCTTCTCGAAGCTCATGCACATGGGCGGCGTGTTCCTCTCGCCCACCCGTAACGCACCCAACGACACGCGCATGAATCATCACGTGAACCCCTGGAATCCGCCCAAGAAGTTCCACACCTACGAGGCGTACGAGGACGATTTCCGCGAGGTCATGGTGGAAGCTGGTCTGCCTGTCGAGAAGCAGCTGGAAGAAACGCCTGAAACCGAGGCGGAAGCCGAATAA
- a CDS encoding outer membrane lipoprotein-sorting protein — translation MIWHRYRSLGVRLLALVLLSLALIVSRAEPAWSLLLTSEAILNRAEQALTHPEGVVWTLNVDVDEGERSLSRTLLVTAKGANVLAEMLRPREMQGQLILRSGDRFWAINPGVALPDSLKPSNSYLGPVSYACLMPIDLLANYEVEEVGEDSAYGEACFLFIMRGRKGSGEYDTLRVWISKSRLVAVKINFYTPSGRFLKSAYLKYEHEALVDGEMRPFLSDMDIRSGIFSDASAVLEWSPPQFLNIPADTFELRTLLGQEAYEELQREEAKRQHAEPSTPDRNETDGE, via the coding sequence GTGATATGGCATCGATACCGGAGCCTGGGCGTCCGGCTGCTTGCGCTGGTGCTGCTCTCCCTGGCGTTGATCGTATCGCGCGCCGAGCCGGCGTGGTCCCTGCTGCTCACCTCCGAGGCCATCCTGAACAGGGCGGAACAGGCCCTGACCCATCCCGAAGGCGTGGTCTGGACCCTGAATGTGGACGTGGATGAGGGCGAGCGCAGCTTGAGCCGCACCCTGCTGGTCACGGCCAAGGGCGCCAACGTGCTGGCCGAAATGCTGCGCCCGCGCGAGATGCAGGGCCAGCTCATCCTGCGCTCCGGCGACAGGTTCTGGGCCATCAACCCCGGCGTGGCGCTGCCCGATTCCCTGAAGCCCAGCAACAGTTACCTGGGTCCGGTGTCCTACGCCTGCCTCATGCCCATCGACCTTCTGGCCAACTACGAGGTGGAGGAGGTCGGCGAGGACAGCGCTTACGGCGAGGCGTGCTTCCTGTTCATCATGCGGGGCAGAAAAGGCTCCGGCGAGTACGATACCCTGCGGGTCTGGATATCCAAGAGCCGGCTGGTCGCCGTGAAAATCAACTTCTACACGCCATCGGGGCGCTTCCTGAAATCGGCATACCTTAAATATGAGCACGAGGCGCTCGTCGACGGGGAGATGCGGCCCTTCCTCTCCGATATGGACATCCGCAGCGGCATCTTCTCCGACGCCTCCGCCGTGCTGGAATGGAGCCCGCCCCAGTTCCTCAACATCCCGGCCGACACTTTCGAGCTCAGGACGCTGCTCGGCCAGGAAGCGTACGAGGAGCTGCAGCGGGAAGAGGCCAAGCGCCAGCACGCTGAACCGTCCACGCCCGATCGCAACGAGACGGACGGCGAGTAG
- the dsrJ gene encoding sulfate reduction electron transfer complex DsrMKJOP subunit DsrJ → MYNAKYIVPGIVVFLILATLPFWWSSIFVPGYKTPELALPKDQDKCIESADYMKANHMQMLNDWRDRVVRQGERLYTATDGKVYEMSLQNTCMKCHTNKAEFCDKCHDTASVNPYCWQCHQAPRGNEQ, encoded by the coding sequence ATGTACAACGCCAAGTACATCGTCCCCGGCATCGTCGTCTTTCTGATTCTGGCGACGCTTCCGTTCTGGTGGAGCTCGATCTTCGTCCCCGGCTACAAGACGCCCGAGCTCGCACTTCCCAAAGATCAGGACAAGTGCATTGAATCCGCTGACTACATGAAAGCGAACCACATGCAGATGCTCAACGACTGGCGCGATCGCGTGGTTCGCCAGGGCGAGCGGCTCTACACCGCTACCGACGGCAAGGTTTACGAGATGAGTTTGCAGAACACCTGCATGAAGTGCCACACCAACAAGGCCGAGTTCTGCGACAAGTGCCACGACACTGCGAGCGTAAACCCTTACTGCTGGCAATGCCACCAGGCCCCAAGGGGGAACGAGCAATGA
- a CDS encoding agmatine deiminase family protein translates to MTESSPARRVLPAEWEPHRAVWLGWPTKISDWSPKFQAIPWVYGEMVRQLAASEEVRLLVDDERVEARARSVLTRAGMAQELPGVRFVRQPTDRGWTRDFMPFFTVGRAEDGPAISGSGMAVDCGFTGWARYPDHTLDDAVSVGCAAELGWDIRTAEYDGRRLVLEGGGVDTDGAGTVLVTEEWLLDTEVQVRNPGMTRQDYEAAFAKLFGTDNTIWLGRGIAGDDTHGHVDDFCRFVGPGRILLCREPDGGDMNHRPLEENRERLEDARLADGSKPEVVFLPMPQPVWFDGMRLPASYGNFYIGNSVVLVPTFNDPNDRAALGILAECFPDRRVVGIHAVDLALGFGGVHCLTHEQPEALAESDG, encoded by the coding sequence GTGACTGAGAGCTCGCCCGCGCGCCGGGTGCTGCCCGCGGAGTGGGAGCCGCACCGGGCCGTCTGGCTGGGCTGGCCCACCAAGATTTCGGACTGGAGCCCCAAGTTCCAGGCTATTCCCTGGGTCTACGGCGAGATGGTCCGGCAGCTGGCTGCCTCGGAGGAGGTGCGCCTGCTGGTGGATGACGAGCGCGTGGAGGCCCGCGCCAGGAGCGTGCTGACCCGCGCCGGCATGGCGCAGGAGCTGCCCGGCGTGCGCTTTGTCCGCCAGCCCACGGACCGCGGCTGGACGCGGGACTTCATGCCCTTCTTCACGGTAGGGCGCGCTGAGGACGGCCCCGCCATATCCGGCAGCGGCATGGCCGTGGACTGCGGCTTCACGGGCTGGGCCCGCTATCCGGACCACACCCTGGACGATGCCGTATCCGTCGGGTGCGCTGCCGAGTTGGGCTGGGACATCCGGACTGCCGAGTATGATGGCAGGCGGCTGGTGCTGGAAGGCGGCGGTGTGGACACCGACGGCGCCGGCACGGTGCTCGTCACCGAGGAGTGGCTGCTGGACACCGAGGTGCAGGTGCGCAATCCGGGCATGACGCGCCAGGATTACGAGGCTGCCTTTGCCAAGCTGTTCGGCACGGACAACACTATCTGGCTGGGCCGCGGCATCGCCGGCGACGACACCCATGGCCATGTGGACGACTTCTGCCGTTTCGTGGGGCCGGGTCGCATTCTGCTCTGCCGGGAGCCCGACGGCGGCGACATGAACCACCGTCCCCTGGAGGAGAACCGCGAGAGGCTGGAGGACGCGCGGCTGGCCGACGGCTCAAAGCCGGAGGTGGTGTTCCTGCCCATGCCGCAGCCCGTGTGGTTCGACGGCATGCGCCTGCCGGCCAGTTACGGCAACTTCTACATCGGCAACAGCGTGGTTCTCGTGCCCACCTTCAACGATCCCAACGACCGCGCAGCTCTGGGCATCCTTGCGGAATGCTTTCCCGACCGCCGGGTGGTGGGCATCCACGCGGTGGATCTCGCCCTGGGCTTTGGCGGCGTGCACTGCCTGACCCATGAGCAACCCGAGGCCCTTGCCGAGAGCGATGGCTGA
- a CDS encoding sensor histidine kinase — protein MPERLKILMLEDDPVDQDVFERFIAENNLPYDVETTSSLHHALHLVRENSYSVVIANYLLNDGTVFDLLEAVDSVPVIIVTAFGDEEIAVKAMKAGAYDYLIKDEDLNYLRMIPVTLDRAVSLNTTRRQARMLDLALMSIHDAVFITHEAGRIVFVNAAFSEMYGYTETEILGQEARVLCLDMDICHLTSGFEAGADAAVECIHCRKDGVNFPVSVTRSDLGDELGKEQAIVWVVRDISTWKRAEERMLHSLEEKEVLLREVHHRVKNNLQVVSSMLNLQAGFVRDEQTADALRDSQNRVKSMALIHEWLYHSDSLTRIAFAKYADSLTDHIKSSYHRAGGVEVELDIDERLQLEVDVAIPCGLIINELVTNAFKHGFPTRGPGLVAISVELSPDGAGQPVRLAESREASRRMRLVVEDNGQGFPEDFSPATADTLGLQLVDMLAQQLHGTHTLDRIPEGARVIVNIPVD, from the coding sequence ATGCCAGAGAGATTGAAGATTCTGATGCTGGAAGACGATCCTGTGGACCAGGACGTGTTCGAGCGTTTCATTGCCGAGAACAACCTGCCGTACGATGTGGAAACCACATCGTCGCTGCACCATGCCCTGCATCTGGTGCGTGAAAACTCGTACAGCGTGGTCATCGCCAACTACCTGCTGAACGACGGCACGGTGTTCGACCTTCTGGAGGCCGTGGACTCCGTTCCTGTGATCATCGTGACTGCCTTCGGCGACGAGGAGATCGCGGTCAAGGCCATGAAGGCCGGGGCGTACGACTACCTCATCAAGGACGAAGATCTTAATTATCTGCGCATGATACCGGTGACATTGGACCGGGCCGTGTCCCTGAACACCACGCGGCGGCAGGCCCGGATGCTTGATCTCGCGCTCATGTCCATCCACGACGCCGTGTTCATCACCCACGAGGCCGGTCGCATCGTCTTTGTCAACGCGGCCTTCTCCGAGATGTACGGCTATACCGAGACGGAGATCCTGGGCCAGGAAGCGCGCGTGCTCTGCCTGGACATGGACATCTGCCACCTCACCTCTGGTTTTGAAGCCGGCGCGGACGCCGCCGTGGAGTGCATCCACTGCCGCAAGGACGGCGTGAACTTCCCGGTCTCGGTAACGCGCTCCGACCTGGGTGACGAGTTGGGCAAGGAGCAGGCCATCGTCTGGGTGGTCCGGGACATCTCCACCTGGAAGCGGGCCGAGGAGCGGATGCTCCACTCCCTGGAGGAAAAGGAGGTGCTGCTGCGCGAGGTGCACCACCGGGTGAAGAACAACCTCCAGGTGGTTTCCAGCATGCTGAACCTGCAGGCCGGGTTCGTGCGGGACGAGCAGACCGCCGACGCCCTGCGTGACAGCCAGAATCGCGTCAAGTCCATGGCCCTGATCCACGAGTGGCTCTACCACTCGGACTCCCTCACCCGCATCGCCTTTGCCAAGTACGCCGACAGCCTGACCGATCACATCAAGAGCTCCTACCATCGCGCCGGGGGCGTTGAGGTAGAGCTGGACATCGACGAACGGTTGCAGCTGGAGGTGGACGTGGCCATACCGTGCGGCCTGATCATCAACGAGCTGGTGACCAACGCCTTCAAGCACGGCTTTCCAACCCGGGGGCCGGGTCTCGTCGCCATATCCGTGGAGCTCTCTCCGGACGGCGCGGGCCAGCCGGTGCGACTCGCGGAGTCCCGCGAGGCCAGCCGGCGCATGCGGCTGGTGGTGGAGGACAACGGGCAGGGCTTCCCAGAAGATTTCTCCCCAGCCACGGCGGACACCCTGGGCCTGCAACTTGTGGACATGCTTGCGCAGCAGCTGCACGGCACGCACACCCTGGACCGGATTCCAGAGGGGGCGCGCGTTATTGTGAACATTCCCGTGGATTAG
- the dsrP gene encoding sulfate reduction electron transfer complex DsrMKJOP subunit DsrP, giving the protein MLEKALKGSPGYWIWLFVLAGIASVGMLVYVVQLNMGLKLTGMSRDVSWGFYIAQLTYLVGVAASAVMLVLPAYFHHYKAFKKIIILGEFLAIASVAMCILFVVVDLGQPQRLFNVVLHPTPNSVLFWDMVVLNVYMYLNLFIGWVSLECERNRVDPPSWLKYFIWLSIIWAFSIHTVTAFLYAGLPGRHYWLTAIMAARFLASAFASGPAILLLLVFLLQKLTKFRAGTEAIMSVAKIITYAMCVNIFFYLLEMFTSFYSSIPGHKSPIIYLFSGLDGYNQWVPYMWVAVITAAISLVLLIPAKIRDNHKVLPWALMLLVIATYIDKGIGLIVGGFTPTPFETVTEYVPTIPELTITIGIYAIGAIILTILWKIAIEVKRDLGTLDKEPPKFKKLYVEDLQYSEDYH; this is encoded by the coding sequence ATGCTGGAAAAAGCACTCAAGGGATCACCTGGATACTGGATATGGCTTTTCGTCCTTGCCGGCATCGCCTCTGTAGGCATGCTGGTCTATGTCGTACAGCTCAACATGGGTCTGAAGCTCACAGGCATGTCGAGGGACGTCTCCTGGGGCTTCTACATCGCCCAGCTCACCTACCTGGTCGGTGTGGCGGCCTCGGCGGTCATGCTCGTGTTGCCCGCCTACTTCCACCACTACAAGGCCTTCAAGAAGATCATCATCCTCGGCGAGTTCCTGGCCATCGCCTCCGTTGCGATGTGCATCCTCTTCGTCGTGGTCGACCTTGGTCAGCCGCAGCGCCTCTTCAACGTGGTGCTCCACCCCACTCCCAACTCCGTGCTGTTCTGGGACATGGTCGTTCTCAACGTCTACATGTACCTGAACCTCTTCATCGGCTGGGTCTCCCTGGAGTGTGAGCGCAACCGCGTGGATCCGCCGAGCTGGCTCAAGTACTTCATCTGGCTCTCCATCATCTGGGCGTTCTCCATCCATACGGTCACAGCCTTCCTGTACGCCGGCCTGCCCGGCCGCCACTATTGGCTGACCGCCATCATGGCCGCCCGCTTCCTGGCCTCCGCCTTCGCCTCCGGCCCGGCCATCCTGCTGCTGCTCGTCTTCCTGCTGCAAAAGCTGACCAAGTTCCGCGCCGGCACGGAAGCCATCATGAGCGTAGCCAAGATCATCACCTACGCCATGTGCGTGAACATCTTCTTCTACCTGTTGGAAATGTTCACCTCCTTCTACTCCAGCATCCCCGGCCACAAGTCCCCGATCATCTATCTGTTCTCGGGTCTTGACGGCTACAACCAGTGGGTGCCCTACATGTGGGTCGCCGTGATCACCGCGGCCATCAGCCTTGTGCTGCTCATCCCGGCCAAGATCCGCGACAACCACAAGGTGCTGCCCTGGGCGCTGATGCTGCTGGTCATCGCCACCTACATCGACAAGGGCATCGGCCTCATCGTTGGCGGTTTCACTCCCACGCCGTTCGAGACCGTTACCGAGTACGTGCCCACCATCCCCGAGCTGACCATCACCATCGGCATCTACGCCATCGGCGCGATCATCCTGACCATCCTCTGGAAGATCGCCATCGAGGTGAAGCGGGATCTCGGAACCCTCGACAAGGAGCCCCCGAAGTTCAAGAAGCTCTACGTCGAAGACCTGCAGTACTCCGAAGACTACCATTAG
- a CDS encoding RsbRD N-terminal domain-containing protein, translated as MIDERWRDAIFRTYPLDTVGFMRRQKDQFANPVGQRTTAAISALVDLLIGEGLDSEAVRPHIDEIVRVRAVQDFSASQAVGVIFLLKTVVRELVRQSEEGASLYGELLQFESKIDSLALLSFENYCICRDQINQLRIDEVKRQHSRLLERAKMIYGDQAEDPDTPKH; from the coding sequence TTGATCGATGAGCGGTGGCGCGATGCCATCTTCCGGACGTATCCGCTCGACACGGTCGGTTTCATGCGCAGACAGAAAGACCAGTTCGCGAACCCCGTGGGACAACGCACCACGGCGGCCATCAGCGCGCTTGTCGACTTATTGATTGGCGAAGGGCTGGACAGCGAGGCAGTCAGACCGCACATCGACGAGATCGTGCGCGTCCGCGCCGTCCAGGACTTCTCTGCATCACAAGCCGTGGGTGTCATCTTCCTGCTCAAGACCGTTGTCCGCGAGCTGGTTCGGCAGTCCGAAGAAGGGGCCTCCCTCTATGGGGAGTTATTGCAATTCGAGTCGAAAATCGATAGCTTGGCGCTCCTTTCCTTCGAAAACTATTGCATTTGCCGCGACCAGATCAATCAGCTTCGCATCGATGAAGTGAAACGGCAGCATTCGAGGCTCCTGGAGCGAGCCAAGATGATATACGGCGATCAGGCCGAAGACCCTGACACCCCGAAACATTAG
- the dsrK gene encoding sulfate reduction electron transfer complex DsrMKJOP subunit DsrK: MANVPTPEELLNIDYSMPQQGWMDRKPVFEDGNFCYPAKPEIIEEIGFPNPRVWSPKDDDWKLPENWMEILHDGMKDRLSRYRSFKLFMDICVRCGACADKCHFFIGGGDPKNMPVLRAELLRSIYRKEFTTAGKILGKLAGARPLTQDVVKEWFYYFYQCTECRRCSLYCPYGIDTAEVTMMARELLHLLGIGINWIMEPVRNCNRMGNHLGIQPHAFKDIVDFLCEDIEEVTGIKIDPPMNEKGHEVIFITPSGDVFADPGVYTFMGYLMLFHEIGLDYTLSTYASEGGNFGLFTSHEMMKKLNAKMYAEAERLGSKWILGGECGHMWRVINQYMDTHNGPAPFLEVPKSPITGTVFENARQTKMVHICEFTADLMKHNKIRLDPSRNDHLRVTFHDSCNPARGMGFFEEPRYVIKQAVRNFFEMPPSTIREQTYCCGGGSGLNTDEIMEIRMRGGLPRGNALRHVQREHDVNMMSCICAIDRATLIPLADYWAPGVGISGVHELVANALIMKGEKKRTMDLRLEELPGMEGE, from the coding sequence ATGGCCAACGTTCCCACTCCAGAAGAATTGTTGAACATAGACTATTCCATGCCCCAACAGGGCTGGATGGACAGGAAGCCCGTCTTCGAAGACGGCAACTTCTGCTACCCGGCCAAGCCAGAGATCATCGAGGAGATCGGCTTCCCCAACCCCAGGGTGTGGTCTCCCAAGGACGATGACTGGAAGCTGCCGGAAAACTGGATGGAAATCCTCCACGACGGCATGAAGGACCGCCTCTCCAGGTACCGCTCCTTCAAGCTGTTCATGGACATCTGCGTGCGTTGCGGCGCCTGCGCCGACAAGTGCCACTTCTTCATCGGCGGCGGCGACCCCAAGAACATGCCGGTTCTGCGCGCCGAGCTTCTGCGGTCCATCTACCGCAAGGAGTTCACCACCGCGGGCAAGATCCTCGGCAAGCTCGCCGGCGCCCGCCCTCTGACTCAGGATGTGGTCAAGGAGTGGTTCTACTACTTCTACCAGTGCACGGAATGCCGGCGCTGCTCGCTCTACTGCCCCTACGGCATCGACACCGCCGAGGTGACGATGATGGCGCGCGAGCTCCTGCACCTGCTCGGCATCGGCATCAACTGGATCATGGAGCCTGTGCGCAACTGTAACCGCATGGGCAACCACCTGGGCATCCAGCCGCACGCCTTCAAGGACATCGTCGACTTCCTCTGCGAGGACATCGAGGAGGTCACGGGCATCAAGATCGACCCGCCCATGAACGAGAAGGGCCATGAGGTCATCTTCATCACCCCCTCGGGCGACGTCTTCGCGGACCCCGGCGTGTACACCTTCATGGGCTACCTCATGCTCTTCCATGAGATCGGCCTGGACTACACGCTCTCCACCTACGCATCAGAAGGCGGCAACTTCGGCCTCTTCACCTCCCACGAGATGATGAAGAAGCTGAACGCAAAGATGTACGCCGAAGCTGAACGCCTCGGCTCCAAGTGGATCCTGGGCGGCGAGTGCGGCCACATGTGGCGCGTCATCAACCAGTACATGGACACCCACAACGGCCCGGCGCCGTTCCTCGAAGTGCCCAAGAGCCCCATCACCGGCACGGTTTTCGAGAACGCCCGCCAGACCAAGATGGTCCACATCTGCGAGTTCACCGCGGACCTCATGAAGCACAACAAGATCCGCCTGGACCCCAGCCGCAACGACCATCTGCGCGTCACATTCCACGACTCCTGCAACCCGGCGCGCGGCATGGGCTTCTTCGAAGAGCCCCGCTACGTCATCAAGCAGGCTGTGCGTAACTTCTTCGAGATGCCCCCCTCCACCATCCGCGAGCAGACCTACTGCTGCGGCGGCGGTTCGGGCCTCAATACGGACGAGATCATGGAGATCCGCATGCGCGGCGGCCTGCCCCGCGGCAACGCCCTGCGCCATGTCCAGCGTGAGCACGATGTGAACATGATGTCCTGCATCTGCGCTATCGACCGCGCCACGCTCATTCCGCTGGCCGACTACTGGGCTCCCGGCGTTGGCATCAGCGGCGTGCACGAGTTGGTGGCAAACGCGCTCATCATGAAGGGCGAGAAGAAGCGCACCATGGATCTCCGCCTGGAGGAACTGCCCGGCATGGAGGGTGAATAA